The following proteins come from a genomic window of Proteiniphilum propionicum:
- a CDS encoding NeuD/PglB/VioB family sugar acetyltransferase yields MKKIAIYGAGGFGREVACLIQKINEKTPEWDIIGFFDDGIEKGTKNEYGVVLGGINEVNEYPDNLAIAVAIASPKIVEKIVSNITSSNIYFPNIISPDVIYLDENNIKIGSGNIICTGCLLSCNVDLGNFNILNGFIPVGHDTKIGNFNSIMPSVKISGEVTIGNRNFFGVNSVVLQQIKIGNDTVIGANSLIIRKTKDGMTYVGSPAKIVSY; encoded by the coding sequence ATGAAAAAAATTGCAATATATGGTGCAGGTGGCTTTGGGAGAGAAGTTGCTTGTTTAATCCAAAAAATCAATGAAAAGACTCCAGAATGGGACATCATTGGATTTTTTGATGATGGCATTGAGAAAGGCACTAAAAATGAGTATGGCGTAGTTTTGGGTGGAATTAATGAAGTTAACGAATACCCCGATAATTTAGCAATAGCAGTTGCTATTGCATCTCCCAAGATAGTGGAAAAGATTGTTAGTAATATTACTTCATCAAATATATATTTTCCCAATATTATTTCTCCTGATGTTATTTATTTGGATGAAAATAATATAAAAATAGGCAGTGGGAACATTATATGTACTGGTTGTCTATTAAGTTGTAATGTTGATCTGGGTAATTTCAATATCTTAAATGGGTTCATTCCTGTTGGTCATGATACAAAGATTGGAAATTTTAATTCAATTATGCCTTCTGTAAAAATATCCGGTGAAGTGACAATCGGCAATAGGAACTTTTTTGGTGTTAATTCAGTTGTTTTACAACAAATTAAAATAGGAAATGACACGGTAATTGGAGCCAATAGCCTTATTATAAGAAAAACTAAGGATGGGATGACTTATGTTGGTAGTCCCGCTAAAATAGTAAGTTATTAA
- a CDS encoding transposase → MKKRKTYSAGFKTKIVLEALQERETVQEIARKYELHPGQISTWKTQFLSQADQVFERGGSKTEDDKEKDALFKKVGQLQLEVDFLKKVLGK, encoded by the coding sequence ATGAAGAAAAGGAAAACTTACAGTGCCGGCTTTAAAACAAAGATTGTTTTAGAAGCACTTCAAGAAAGAGAAACAGTCCAGGAGATCGCCAGGAAGTATGAACTTCACCCGGGTCAGATCTCGACGTGGAAGACTCAATTTTTATCTCAGGCGGACCAGGTGTTCGAGAGAGGCGGCTCTAAAACAGAGGATGACAAGGAGAAAGACGCCCTGTTCAAGAAGGTCGGACAGCTTCAGCTGGAGGTTGATTTCTTAAAAAAAGTATTGGGGAAATAG
- the istB gene encoding IS21-like element helper ATPase IstB translates to MAQIEPKKVARFEPKKVAHIDRNHWHKSNRFIQQIENMKQYAGILRLGYLSKNLQPMLHQASIDTPGYADFLENMLIKELEQRQLNDYRRRTKLARLPRAHELDEYDYKASSSIGIRQMTQLRELLWVDQLYNLVLMGPSGTGKTYLAGGLVNDAIKKGYRAYFTTMADLIGVLNRKEIISSAMSTYKRYTKAHLIAIDDIMMFPVQKSEAVALFNLINHLHEQCSIIITTNKSPSQWAETLDDEVLATAILDRLLYRCEVIRFEGNGYRMDNRKTFLEKE, encoded by the coding sequence GTGGCACAAATCGAACCGAAAAAAGTGGCACGGTTTGAACCGAAAAAGGTGGCACACATAGACCGAAATCACTGGCACAAATCAAACCGTTTTATCCAGCAGATAGAAAACATGAAGCAATATGCCGGCATACTTCGTTTGGGATACCTGAGCAAAAACTTGCAGCCGATGCTTCACCAGGCGAGTATAGATACACCGGGATACGCGGACTTCCTGGAGAACATGCTTATAAAAGAGCTAGAGCAGCGACAGCTGAATGATTACCGGCGCAGGACTAAACTGGCCCGTCTGCCACGTGCACACGAGCTTGACGAGTACGATTACAAGGCCTCGAGCAGCATCGGCATAAGGCAGATGACACAGCTCAGGGAGCTGCTCTGGGTCGATCAGCTATACAACCTGGTGCTGATGGGTCCAAGCGGTACGGGCAAAACATACCTGGCCGGGGGACTGGTCAATGATGCCATCAAGAAAGGTTATAGGGCCTATTTTACCACCATGGCTGACCTGATAGGCGTGCTCAACAGGAAAGAAATCATCTCATCGGCAATGAGCACCTACAAGCGATACACCAAGGCACACCTGATTGCCATAGATGACATCATGATGTTCCCGGTGCAAAAGAGTGAAGCGGTGGCTCTGTTCAATCTGATCAATCACCTGCATGAGCAGTGCTCGATCATCATCACCACTAACAAGTCACCCAGCCAGTGGGCGGAGACACTGGATGATGAAGTGTTAGCCACAGCCATCCTGGATCGACTGCTATATCGTTGCGAGGTGATCAGGTTCGAGGGAAACGGTTACCGTATGGACAACCGGAAAACTTTCCTTGAGAAAGAATAA
- a CDS encoding SDR family NAD(P)-dependent oxidoreductase, producing MYNPFSLSRKTILVTGASSGIGKATAIECSKLGASVIITGRNRERLNETFSELENEGHNQVIADLCETSSLQNLVTGIEHIDGIVHCAGITKNIPFQFATTDKLSEIINLNFFGPTELTRLLVKNKKINKGGSIVFISSVSGVLCSAPASSMYSASKGAVNGLIKGIALDLAPRGIRVNSVIPGVVETNIFEAGVISEEQLEENKRMYPLKRFGKPIEIAHSVIYLLSDASAWITGSNLLIDGGLTLQ from the coding sequence ATGTATAATCCGTTTTCATTGAGTAGAAAAACAATATTAGTAACAGGCGCATCTTCTGGGATTGGTAAAGCCACAGCTATTGAGTGCTCGAAGTTAGGAGCTAGTGTTATAATAACCGGACGCAATAGAGAACGTTTGAATGAGACTTTCTCTGAACTTGAAAATGAAGGACATAATCAAGTGATTGCTGATTTGTGTGAAACAAGTTCTTTACAGAATTTAGTTACAGGAATTGAACATATTGATGGAATTGTGCACTGTGCAGGTATTACCAAAAATATACCTTTTCAGTTTGCTACTACAGATAAATTGTCGGAAATAATTAATTTGAATTTCTTCGGACCTACTGAGCTAACAAGGCTTTTGGTTAAAAATAAAAAGATAAATAAAGGAGGCTCAATTGTATTTATTTCTTCTGTTTCAGGTGTTTTGTGCTCAGCGCCTGCAAGTTCAATGTATTCAGCTTCTAAAGGAGCTGTAAATGGTTTAATTAAAGGTATTGCATTAGACCTGGCTCCAAGAGGTATTAGAGTAAATAGTGTAATTCCAGGTGTTGTAGAAACAAATATCTTTGAAGCAGGTGTGATTTCAGAAGAACAACTTGAAGAAAACAAACGTATGTATCCACTTAAAAGGTTTGGAAAACCTATTGAGATTGCACACAGTGTAATCTATTTATTGTCAGATGCAAGTGCATGGATTACAGGCAGTAACTTATTAATTGATGGCGGATTAACTTTGCAATAA
- the istB gene encoding IS21-like element helper ATPase IstB — MLQLMNTWLCLQIINGKERLNNKIERLIRQAGFREQASVADVEYNQQRNLDKNMFTRLATLDFIKRKENIIITGASGTGKSYLAQALGYQACLMEYKVLYANTAKLIGRLKLSKIDGTYLKELSKLIKTDILILDDFGLHAFDNQSREILLDIIDERHNQASTILSSQIPVSAWYDLIGEQTIADAVLDRIVNSSHRIILKGESLRKGKISTTE; from the coding sequence ATGTTACAGCTGATGAATACCTGGCTTTGCTTACAGATCATCAATGGGAAAGAACGATTAAATAATAAAATTGAGCGTCTTATCAGACAGGCCGGCTTTAGAGAACAGGCCAGTGTAGCAGATGTTGAGTATAATCAGCAACGTAATCTGGATAAAAATATGTTTACCCGCCTGGCCACTCTGGACTTTATTAAACGAAAAGAAAACATCATAATAACTGGAGCATCCGGTACGGGCAAAAGCTATCTTGCTCAAGCTTTGGGATATCAGGCCTGTTTAATGGAATACAAAGTGTTATATGCAAACACCGCCAAACTTATCGGCAGACTCAAACTCAGTAAAATAGACGGCACTTACCTGAAGGAGCTGTCAAAACTAATAAAAACAGATATACTTATCTTAGACGACTTTGGGCTGCATGCCTTTGACAATCAATCCAGGGAGATATTACTGGATATTATTGACGAGAGGCATAATCAGGCATCAACTATATTATCCTCACAGATACCGGTATCAGCCTGGTATGATCTGATTGGGGAGCAAACAATAGCAGATGCTGTCCTGGACAGGATAGTAAACTCATCACACAGAATAATACTTAAAGGTGAGTCACTTAGAAAAGGAAAAATAAGTACAACTGAATAA
- the tnpA gene encoding IS66 family insertion sequence element accessory protein TnpA, protein MTPISKEEFMVILKRQQESGLSVKDFCENQSYTASSFYYWKSKFGLTRPYNNHAHETAVDKLAPISFNLSENKPALKTVPSVNIKGEIKIKLPGGIQVSFIGSTQTEAAIKLLAQICSAHVLPK, encoded by the coding sequence ATGACGCCAATAAGCAAAGAAGAATTTATGGTTATATTAAAACGCCAGCAAGAAAGCGGTTTAAGTGTCAAAGATTTTTGTGAAAATCAATCTTACACGGCTTCCAGTTTTTATTACTGGAAAAGTAAGTTTGGGCTGACTCGTCCATATAACAATCATGCACATGAAACTGCAGTGGATAAACTGGCTCCCATCAGTTTTAATCTATCTGAAAATAAGCCTGCACTTAAAACTGTTCCATCAGTTAATATTAAAGGAGAAATAAAAATAAAGTTGCCCGGTGGTATCCAGGTAAGTTTTATAGGCAGCACTCAAACTGAGGCTGCTATTAAATTACTTGCTCAAATATGTTCTGCACATGTTTTGCCTAAATGA
- a CDS encoding sugar transferase produces the protein MYKNNFKRIIDFTLSLIGFIIISPVFIVVWIWLTIANKGACALFFQERPGKDEKIFKVIKFKTMTDERDASGNLLPDAERLTKVGKFVRSTSLDEIPQLLNVIKGDMSLIGPRPLLVQYLPLYSDFQKRRHKVRPGITGWAQINGRNAISWKQKFEYDVWYVDNISLSLDFKILLKTIQKVFKREGISSYTSATMEPFKGN, from the coding sequence ATGTATAAAAACAACTTCAAACGTATTATCGATTTCACACTTTCACTTATCGGATTTATAATAATTAGTCCGGTATTCATTGTTGTATGGATTTGGCTTACCATTGCCAACAAGGGTGCATGTGCTTTGTTCTTTCAAGAACGTCCTGGTAAGGATGAAAAGATCTTTAAGGTTATTAAGTTTAAAACGATGACCGACGAACGGGATGCTTCAGGTAATCTTCTTCCCGATGCTGAGCGGTTGACTAAGGTTGGAAAATTTGTTCGCTCCACTTCTCTTGATGAGATTCCGCAACTGTTGAATGTGATTAAGGGAGATATGTCGCTTATAGGTCCTCGCCCGTTGCTTGTGCAGTACCTCCCACTCTATAGCGACTTTCAGAAACGCCGACACAAAGTTCGGCCCGGTATTACAGGATGGGCACAGATAAATGGCCGGAATGCAATAAGCTGGAAACAGAAATTTGAGTATGATGTGTGGTACGTGGACAATATTTCGCTATCTTTGGACTTTAAAATACTTTTAAAAACCATTCAAAAGGTATTTAAACGAGAGGGTATCAGCTCATACACAAGCGCTACAATGGAACCGTTTAAAGGTAACTGA
- a CDS encoding sce7725 family protein, whose product MYYPYLRARQFELISLRELALEGATNNIVPVLEPLSNRFNNLQLANTVFCEQGFKPYLLVNPLEGDDDSRGDTQIFLEFLAELEDSCFQIAFHFNDNKEYIESSIEKYNLTNCMIVGLDNYSDEESLKVVCNNQSVSHIMLLDPTRNRGLHRFMSTLSDKSYIRLDDYFDKEPRNAEYLERPARKFSEEHLYFSSEGFSGFGDFTILPREFVSGGSAPMAVVIHFTYLNNEDDQNIWIRHFTSTSNDSRANVQGKFAEAAKKAIEFIEQEEITNSAASEIKDYYYRHHYPGLGVVKKISIKNHLLIIEAFLNQR is encoded by the coding sequence ATGTATTATCCATATTTGAGAGCTCGTCAGTTTGAACTGATTAGTCTTAGAGAGCTTGCATTAGAAGGAGCTACAAATAATATTGTTCCAGTTCTTGAACCATTAAGCAATCGATTTAACAATTTGCAGTTAGCCAACACGGTGTTTTGTGAACAAGGTTTTAAACCTTATTTGTTGGTAAATCCACTTGAAGGTGATGATGATAGTAGGGGTGATACACAAATATTTTTAGAGTTTTTAGCTGAATTAGAAGATTCATGCTTTCAGATTGCTTTTCATTTTAATGATAATAAAGAATATATTGAATCATCTATAGAAAAATATAATCTTACAAACTGTATGATAGTTGGGTTGGATAACTATTCAGATGAAGAATCACTAAAAGTGGTGTGCAATAATCAATCAGTCTCGCATATAATGCTGCTTGATCCAACTCGAAACAGAGGACTCCATAGGTTTATGTCAACATTATCTGACAAATCGTATATAAGACTGGATGACTATTTTGATAAAGAACCCCGAAATGCTGAATATTTAGAAAGACCGGCACGAAAATTTTCTGAAGAGCATTTATATTTTTCATCCGAAGGATTTAGTGGCTTTGGCGATTTTACAATATTGCCACGTGAGTTTGTTTCTGGAGGTAGCGCACCTATGGCGGTTGTCATTCATTTTACATACCTCAATAATGAGGATGATCAGAATATTTGGATTCGTCATTTTACATCTACTTCAAACGATTCGCGAGCCAATGTGCAAGGTAAGTTTGCTGAGGCAGCTAAAAAGGCAATTGAGTTTATTGAACAAGAAGAAATAACAAATAGTGCTGCTTCTGAAATTAAAGACTACTATTATAGACATCATTATCCTGGCTTAGGTGTTGTTAAGAAAATCTCTATTAAAAATCACTTGTTAATCATTGAGGCATTCTTGAATCAAAGGTAA
- a CDS encoding acyl carrier protein: MELQEFISNFADQFEDTDASEITKNTIFKDLDEWSSLLALSVSAMAEEEYGVSFKGDDIRNASTVEDLYMILKNKS; encoded by the coding sequence ATGGAGTTACAGGAATTTATTTCAAATTTCGCAGATCAGTTTGAAGATACTGATGCATCAGAAATTACAAAAAATACAATTTTTAAAGATTTGGATGAGTGGAGTTCACTACTTGCCTTATCAGTATCTGCTATGGCAGAAGAGGAGTATGGAGTTAGTTTTAAAGGAGATGATATAAGAAACGCTTCAACTGTTGAGGATCTTTATATGATACTAAAAAATAAATCGTAA
- the istA gene encoding IS21 family transposase, with protein sequence MANKLDPMDIKQILVLINDGFSNRKIGATLGISRNTVNSYVQQFNSSGYSIGELLNFEETRLNELFTSKTTIDTSRHDDLMRYIERIKAARSHPGFTFQYHYNEYVNNVSNPYSYTQFLEHFHRKYSKVKGSMKLEHIAGHEMFVDFAGKKLEIADKDTGEIKPVEVFVSILPCSQYTYVEACATQNRNDFISCCKNALHFYGGVPKAIVSDNLKSAVTRASKHEAVINRCFKDFASYYGCVINPTRVYAPQDKALVENAVHLTYQRIYYPLREMTFFSIEELNREIRRLLTEYNKLLFKRKEASRLELFQTIERGYLKPLPADQYEIKEYRRAKVQKMGYVYFSPDKSYYSVPYRYIGKQTQIHYTQKHIEVYYNHQRIAIHQRNHTTGSYNTNSDHLSSTHQSYLGWNPDYFKNKAAAHGEHVVSCVEHILASVDYPEIGYKRVTGLLQLHKAYGSGRLNRACKMALNAGIPSYTRIKNILKNNMDKALIFYDESDSAQSHIPLHHNIRGASSYS encoded by the coding sequence ATGGCAAATAAACTTGATCCTATGGATATAAAACAAATTTTAGTCTTAATCAACGACGGTTTTAGTAACCGCAAGATTGGTGCTACACTTGGTATATCTCGTAATACCGTTAACAGCTATGTACAACAGTTTAACTCAAGTGGTTACAGCATTGGCGAGCTTTTAAACTTTGAAGAGACTCGTTTAAACGAACTCTTCACCAGTAAAACTACTATCGACACTTCCCGGCATGATGATTTAATGCGCTATATTGAGCGTATCAAAGCAGCCCGGAGTCATCCCGGTTTTACTTTTCAGTACCATTATAATGAGTATGTAAATAATGTAAGCAACCCCTACAGCTACACTCAGTTCCTGGAGCACTTCCACCGTAAATACAGTAAAGTAAAAGGTTCAATGAAGCTTGAGCATATTGCAGGCCATGAGATGTTCGTTGACTTTGCCGGTAAAAAGCTTGAGATAGCAGATAAAGATACGGGTGAGATCAAACCGGTTGAAGTCTTCGTATCAATTTTACCCTGTAGTCAATATACTTATGTTGAAGCCTGTGCCACACAGAACCGTAATGATTTTATAAGTTGCTGTAAAAACGCATTACACTTTTATGGTGGTGTTCCAAAGGCAATCGTATCTGACAATCTAAAGTCTGCCGTTACAAGAGCCAGCAAACATGAAGCAGTTATTAACCGCTGCTTCAAAGACTTTGCCAGTTATTACGGTTGTGTTATTAACCCCACAAGAGTGTATGCTCCACAGGATAAAGCATTAGTAGAAAATGCTGTACACCTTACTTATCAAAGAATCTATTACCCTCTTCGAGAGATGACATTCTTCTCGATAGAAGAGCTCAACAGGGAGATCAGGCGATTGCTTACAGAATACAACAAACTGCTCTTTAAGCGTAAAGAGGCCAGCAGACTGGAACTGTTTCAGACAATAGAGCGAGGCTATCTGAAGCCATTACCCGCCGATCAGTACGAGATAAAAGAGTATCGCAGGGCAAAGGTTCAGAAAATGGGATATGTATATTTTTCACCCGATAAGAGTTATTATAGTGTACCATACCGCTATATAGGCAAACAAACACAAATACATTATACACAGAAACATATAGAGGTTTACTACAATCATCAGCGCATAGCCATACATCAGAGGAATCACACTACAGGCAGCTATAACACCAACTCGGATCACCTGAGCAGTACGCATCAATCATACCTGGGTTGGAATCCGGATTACTTTAAGAATAAAGCTGCAGCACATGGTGAGCATGTTGTCAGCTGTGTAGAACATATACTTGCATCTGTAGATTATCCTGAGATTGGATACAAGCGTGTAACCGGTCTTTTACAACTCCATAAAGCTTACGGCTCAGGAAGATTAAACAGAGCCTGTAAAATGGCTTTAAATGCCGGGATACCATCATATACCCGAATCAAAAACATCCTGAAGAATAACATGGATAAAGCATTAATCTTTTATGATGAATCCGATAGTGCACAGTCGCACATACCGCTGCATCATAATATAAGGGGAGCATCATCCTACAGTTAA
- the tnpB gene encoding IS66 family insertion sequence element accessory protein TnpB (TnpB, as the term is used for proteins encoded by IS66 family insertion elements, is considered an accessory protein, since TnpC, encoded by a neighboring gene, is a DDE family transposase.) codes for MGYDVRMGDCFIFINRTRTTMKILHAEDGGLVLYMKRLEEGTFRLPAYDKDSRSYPMNWSSLVMMVEGIQDDPNTRLKRLKAFRNHQ; via the coding sequence ATGGGATATGATGTTAGAATGGGTGATTGTTTCATTTTCATAAACAGAACTCGTACCACAATGAAAATACTTCATGCAGAAGACGGAGGTTTAGTTTTGTATATGAAAAGGCTCGAAGAGGGTACCTTTCGTTTGCCTGCTTATGATAAAGACAGCCGGTCATACCCTATGAACTGGTCCAGTTTAGTAATGATGGTTGAAGGTATACAGGATGACCCAAACACTAGGTTGAAGCGACTAAAAGCGTTTAGAAACCACCAATAA
- a CDS encoding RES family NAD+ phosphorylase, with the protein MKICDDCFNDVELKGFIVSQNQIGKCDICDKFEAFIIDIHEIFDFIKSLMSNFQVDEYSNNTPLVKFIQKHWSFFRDVETGNKILSPILNDINALIKDINTSVKFNEDIEYNVGYWDSLKHKLKWENRYITDIYYLTEGELGWDGFFGSEVTISPSDLFYRGRLQNIADSPPYKNDEMFSPNKYVASAGRANPSGIPYLYLCDNIKTVPYEIRASYLDEISIGTFQLREGVNKTIRISDFTEKPSLFLGAEATYDVINKQIKSTLLKNRISFDLSKPMRRYDSELDYIPTQFICEFLKSFIGVDGIKFRSSLHTEGNNYVIFHQDIMKCLEVDRYTINKVEINAKEHILFRL; encoded by the coding sequence ATGAAGATATGCGATGATTGTTTCAATGATGTTGAATTAAAGGGTTTTATTGTATCTCAAAATCAAATCGGAAAATGCGATATTTGCGATAAATTTGAAGCTTTTATTATTGATATCCATGAGATATTTGATTTTATAAAAAGCCTGATGAGTAACTTTCAGGTAGATGAGTATAGTAATAACACGCCACTAGTTAAGTTTATTCAAAAACATTGGAGTTTTTTTAGAGATGTAGAAACAGGAAATAAGATTCTTTCTCCAATATTGAATGATATTAATGCTCTAATAAAAGATATAAATACTTCGGTAAAGTTTAATGAGGACATTGAATATAATGTGGGTTATTGGGATAGTTTAAAACATAAACTTAAGTGGGAAAACAGATATATTACAGATATATATTATCTGACAGAAGGTGAGCTTGGATGGGATGGTTTTTTTGGAAGTGAAGTTACTATTAGTCCATCGGATTTATTTTATAGAGGCAGATTGCAAAATATAGCGGACTCACCTCCATATAAAAACGATGAAATGTTTAGTCCTAATAAATATGTCGCATCAGCTGGAAGAGCTAATCCTTCTGGAATACCTTATCTTTATCTATGCGATAATATAAAAACAGTACCCTATGAAATAAGAGCCTCTTATCTAGATGAAATATCTATCGGAACATTCCAATTGAGAGAAGGAGTTAACAAAACAATTAGAATTTCAGATTTTACAGAGAAACCCAGCCTATTTCTTGGTGCAGAAGCCACTTATGATGTTATCAATAAGCAAATAAAATCTACTTTGTTAAAAAATAGAATAAGTTTTGATTTATCGAAACCTATGAGAAGGTATGATTCTGAGTTGGACTATATTCCAACTCAATTTATTTGTGAATTCTTAAAATCATTCATCGGGGTGGATGGAATAAAATTCAGAAGCTCTTTGCATACAGAGGGTAACAATTATGTGATTTTTCACCAAGATATTATGAAGTGTTTAGAGGTCGATCGATATACAATAAACAAAGTAGAAATAAATGCTAAAGAGCATATTCTTTTTAGGTTGTAA
- a CDS encoding IS3 family transposase — protein sequence MSKIDKTHSLSVSRQCDLLDVPRSSFYYSPREDGLYNEELMKQIDKQYMITPFYGVPRMTHHLRGIGYEVNPKRVRRLYRKMDLYATGPRPNTSKPHKGASHVIYPYLLRGLKVTRPNQVWAMDITYIPLAGSHLYLVGIIDVYSRYIVGWSLSNTMTAHWCRECLEEAIKHHGAPEIINTDQGSQFSSPEFSAYFSSYEGLKFSMDGKGRAIDNIFIERFWRNIKYEKLYLEPSDNGLELYHKIKVSTLATTP from the coding sequence ATGAGCAAAATCGACAAGACCCACTCTTTAAGCGTTTCACGCCAGTGTGATTTGTTGGATGTGCCCCGTAGCAGCTTCTACTATTCGCCCCGTGAAGATGGTCTCTATAATGAGGAACTGATGAAGCAGATAGACAAACAGTACATGATTACCCCGTTCTACGGTGTACCCCGGATGACACATCACCTTCGTGGCATTGGCTACGAGGTCAATCCCAAGCGTGTGCGCCGTTTATATCGGAAAATGGATTTATATGCGACCGGCCCCCGTCCGAACACGAGCAAGCCCCATAAGGGAGCAAGCCATGTGATTTATCCCTACCTGCTGCGTGGGTTAAAGGTAACGCGCCCCAATCAGGTCTGGGCGATGGATATCACCTATATCCCGTTAGCTGGCAGCCATCTGTACCTGGTTGGCATCATTGACGTTTACAGCCGCTATATCGTTGGCTGGTCACTGTCCAACACGATGACCGCCCATTGGTGCCGCGAGTGCCTTGAAGAGGCTATAAAGCACCATGGTGCTCCGGAGATAATCAATACGGATCAGGGGAGTCAGTTCTCCAGCCCGGAGTTTTCAGCTTATTTTTCTTCATACGAGGGTTTAAAGTTCAGCATGGACGGGAAGGGACGGGCTATTGACAATATCTTCATTGAAAGATTTTGGCGGAACATCAAATACGAGAAGCTTTATCTCGAACCATCAGACAATGGTTTGGAGTTATATCACAAAATAAAGGTAAGCACCCTAGCAACTACCCCTTGA
- a CDS encoding sce7726 family protein gives MSVSINQLRDMSSLFMRSEVNRWFKSDFESINMKLRRYNLLERNKGKSYLHVLRKTYKTIAQHYPNEYVVKNEFISQKIKELLGTSKSVVFNEFRIGKAIADLVLFNGDSKVFEIKTILDREYRLNSQLSEYKKIFNYVYIIVPVEHLERYDTYDKEVGIITYNQTFNEFKVQREADKNLNMDVDVLMNVLHSKEYLKIVAEYFGLPDEINAFNQFEISKELISTLSPDCLNKIFVDTMKMRDINNLFFNKVNCEFNQICLSMNLKKEERDHMISNLRKTIT, from the coding sequence ATGTCAGTTAGCATAAATCAATTAAGAGATATGTCATCACTTTTTATGAGAAGTGAAGTTAACCGTTGGTTTAAAAGTGATTTTGAATCTATTAACATGAAGCTTAGACGATATAATCTTTTAGAGAGAAACAAAGGTAAAAGCTACTTGCATGTTTTAAGAAAAACGTATAAAACTATTGCACAGCATTATCCAAATGAATATGTTGTTAAAAATGAGTTTATTAGTCAGAAAATTAAAGAGTTGCTCGGAACAAGTAAATCCGTAGTTTTCAATGAGTTCAGGATTGGGAAAGCAATTGCCGATTTAGTATTATTTAATGGTGATTCAAAGGTTTTTGAAATCAAAACTATTTTAGATAGAGAGTACAGGCTTAACTCACAACTCTCAGAATATAAAAAGATATTCAACTATGTGTATATAATAGTTCCAGTTGAGCACTTGGAAAGGTATGATACATACGATAAAGAAGTTGGGATTATAACTTACAATCAAACATTCAATGAATTTAAGGTCCAAAGGGAGGCAGATAAAAATTTAAATATGGATGTTGATGTTCTCATGAATGTGTTGCATTCAAAAGAGTATTTGAAAATAGTTGCAGAATATTTTGGATTACCCGATGAAATCAATGCTTTTAATCAGTTTGAGATTTCTAAAGAACTAATTTCTACTTTATCCCCTGATTGTCTTAATAAAATATTCGTTGATACTATGAAGATGAGAGATATCAACAATCTTTTTTTTAATAAGGTTAATTGTGAGTTTAATCAGATTTGTTTATCTATGAACCTTAAAAAAGAAGAAAGAGACCATATGATTTCAAATTTAAGAAAAACAATAACTTAA